One window of Aquipuribacter hungaricus genomic DNA carries:
- the trpC gene encoding indole-3-glycerol phosphate synthase TrpC, which produces MSVLHSILDGVREDVAIREADVPLEIVKERALRMPSARNGLAALTVHQGVKVIAEVKRASPSKGDIAPIADPAALAGDYAAGGASVISVLTEGRRFGGSIDDLKLVSAAVDVPVLRKDFVVTPYQVWEARAAGADMVLLMVVALTQPALVSLVERVTSLGMTPLVEVHDGEEIARAVDAGARVIGVNARDLRTLEVDRANFARLSPLIPDGIVRIAESGVRGPKDVMDYARAGADAVLVGETLVRQPDPRRAVADLVAAGSHPSLRVARP; this is translated from the coding sequence GTGAGCGTGCTGCACAGCATCCTCGACGGCGTCAGGGAAGACGTCGCCATCCGGGAGGCCGACGTGCCCCTGGAGATCGTGAAGGAGCGTGCGCTGCGCATGCCCTCCGCGCGGAACGGGCTCGCCGCCCTGACCGTGCACCAGGGCGTCAAGGTGATCGCCGAGGTCAAGCGGGCCAGCCCGAGCAAGGGCGACATCGCCCCGATCGCCGACCCCGCCGCCCTCGCCGGGGACTACGCCGCCGGCGGCGCGAGCGTCATCAGCGTCCTCACCGAGGGCCGTCGGTTCGGCGGCTCGATCGACGACCTCAAGCTCGTCTCGGCCGCCGTGGACGTCCCCGTGCTCCGCAAGGACTTCGTCGTCACGCCCTACCAGGTGTGGGAGGCGCGCGCCGCGGGCGCGGACATGGTCCTGCTCATGGTGGTGGCCCTCACCCAGCCGGCCCTTGTCTCGCTCGTCGAGCGCGTGACCTCGCTCGGCATGACGCCCCTGGTCGAGGTCCACGACGGCGAGGAGATCGCCCGCGCCGTCGACGCCGGTGCCCGGGTCATCGGTGTCAACGCCCGCGACCTGCGCACCCTCGAGGTCGACCGCGCCAACTTCGCCCGGCTGTCCCCGCTGATCCCCGACGGGATCGTCCGCATCGCCGAGTCCGGCGTCCGCGGCCCCAAGGACGTCATGGACTACGCCCGCGCCGGGGCCGACGCGGTCCTCGTCGGCGAGACCCTCGTCCGCCAGCCCGACCCCCGCCGTGCCGTCGCCGACCTCGTCGCCGCCGGCTCGCACCCCAGCCTGAGAGTGGCCCGCCCGTGA
- the trpB gene encoding tryptophan synthase subunit beta: MTTTDPRPETATAPTASAPTEAQRLEAATTVRLQDHVGPYFGEFGGRFVPEALVAALDELDAAWASARVDPVFVAELDELQRSYTGRPSPITHAKRFGEHAGGATVLLKREDLNHTGSHKINNVLGQALLTRRMGKSRVIAETGAGQHGVATATAAALMGLDCVVYMGEKDTERQSLNVARMELLGATVVPVTSGSRTLKDAINEAMRDWVTNVDDTHYLLGTVAGPHPFPTLVRDLHRVIGVEARAQVLAEHGRLPDVVAACVGGGSNAIGIFHAFLDDPQVELLGLEAGGDGVETGRHASSITGGAPGVLHGARSYLLQDSDGQTVDSHSISAGLDYPGVGPEHAWLHATGRARYEPVTDTDAMEAFRLMCRTEGIIPAIETAHGLAGVLREGKRLGPDGIVLVNFSGRGDKDVATAAEWFAL, from the coding sequence GTGACGACGACCGACCCCCGCCCCGAGACCGCCACCGCTCCCACCGCCTCCGCCCCCACGGAGGCGCAGCGTCTCGAGGCGGCGACCACCGTCCGGCTCCAGGACCACGTCGGTCCCTACTTCGGCGAGTTCGGCGGCCGGTTCGTCCCCGAGGCGCTCGTCGCCGCCCTCGACGAGCTCGACGCGGCCTGGGCGTCGGCCCGCGTCGACCCGGTCTTCGTGGCCGAGCTAGACGAGCTCCAGCGCAGCTACACCGGCCGGCCGAGCCCCATCACCCACGCGAAGCGCTTCGGCGAGCACGCGGGCGGCGCGACGGTCCTGCTCAAGCGCGAGGACCTCAACCACACCGGCAGCCACAAGATCAACAACGTGCTCGGGCAGGCCCTTCTCACCCGGCGGATGGGCAAGTCCCGGGTCATCGCCGAGACCGGCGCCGGCCAGCACGGCGTCGCCACCGCCACCGCCGCGGCCCTCATGGGCCTGGACTGCGTCGTCTACATGGGGGAGAAGGACACCGAGCGCCAGTCGCTCAACGTCGCCCGCATGGAGCTGCTCGGCGCGACCGTCGTCCCCGTGACCTCGGGCTCGCGCACCCTCAAGGACGCCATCAACGAGGCGATGCGCGACTGGGTGACCAACGTCGACGACACCCACTACCTGCTGGGCACGGTCGCCGGCCCGCACCCGTTCCCCACCCTGGTCCGCGACCTGCACCGCGTGATCGGCGTCGAGGCCCGCGCCCAGGTGCTCGCCGAGCACGGCCGGCTGCCCGACGTGGTGGCCGCGTGCGTCGGCGGCGGCAGCAACGCCATCGGGATCTTCCACGCCTTCCTCGACGACCCCCAGGTCGAGCTGCTGGGCCTCGAGGCCGGCGGCGACGGCGTCGAGACCGGCCGCCACGCCAGCTCCATCACCGGCGGCGCGCCCGGCGTGCTGCACGGCGCCCGCAGCTACCTGCTCCAGGACTCCGACGGCCAGACCGTCGACAGCCACTCCATCTCCGCCGGCCTGGACTACCCCGGCGTCGGGCCCGAGCACGCCTGGCTGCACGCGACCGGCCGGGCCCGCTACGAGCCCGTCACGGACACCGACGCCATGGAGGCCTTCCGGCTGATGTGCCGGACCGAGGGCATCATCCCCGCCATCGAGACCGCCCACGGACTCGCCGGCGTGCTGCGCGAGGGCAAGCGGCTCGGGCCGGACGGCATCGTGCTCGTCAACTTCTCCGGGCGCGGCGACAAGGACGTGGCCACCGCGGCGGAGTGGTTCGCCCTGTGA